AGATCAAAATGGCTAAAGAAAAAGTGAAGGGAGAGGTAAGCCGGAAGAAGGTCGGCAGCGAAACCATCGACGGTCATCCCTCAACAAAATATGAAGTGACCGCCAAGGTTGATGACAACCTCACGCAGACCTATCAGTGGTGGGCTACGGATATCAACTTTCCTATCAAGATGGCGGCCTTGGACGGAAGCTGGGTCATGGAATACCAAGACGTCAAGTTGGGCAGCCAGCCAGACAGCCTTTTCGAAGCGCCTTCAGATTACAAGAAGATGTCTATACCCGGAATGCCGGCAGGCATGAAGAGCAAGATACCGGGAATGGATACAAAATAAGTTTTGGTGGAGAAAAATAGTAAAAATAGATAGTAACCAGAACTAGAGAATTAATTGTTCGCCAGAAACGTAGACGAGGAGTGGAAAGATGTCTCCA
The nucleotide sequence above comes from Thermodesulfobacteriota bacterium. Encoded proteins:
- a CDS encoding DUF4412 domain-containing protein, which encodes MKRSLIVGAMSFFVFLLVVGCGRDKDEGITEKAEEKAAIAQELSATVVSSSAGKTITMKIYMKPGKYRTDYEAAGSSTIVRMDLNKVWILIKPQKAYMETLGVTDEQIKMAKEKVKGEVSRKKVGSETIDGHPSTKYEVTAKVDDNLTQTYQWWATDINFPIKMAALDGSWVMEYQDVKLGSQPDSLFEAPSDYKKMSIPGMPAGMKSKIPGMDTK